A window of the Dyadobacter pollutisoli genome harbors these coding sequences:
- a CDS encoding SDR family NAD(P)-dependent oxidoreductase has protein sequence MKLSEKFSLAGKTALVTGSSQGIGKGIAIAFAEYGADIILHYRKDRAEAEAVAKEIKKSGVKTYIVNADLSKAGSAKSIFDQIQKKAKMPDIVVLNASVQIPKLWQETNEKDFEVQVNANFKSTLLLMQYFAPEMISNGWGRILTIGSVQQVKPHPSMIVYAATKSAVLNIVQNVAMQLADKGITVNNLAPGVIDTPRIDQDVPEMEERISKRLETPSGQLGDPQDCAAMAVLLCSEAGRFITGQNIFVDGGMSL, from the coding sequence ATGAAACTTTCAGAAAAATTCAGTTTGGCAGGAAAAACTGCTTTGGTAACCGGTTCAAGCCAGGGTATTGGTAAAGGAATTGCCATTGCATTCGCGGAATACGGAGCGGACATTATCCTGCACTATCGGAAAGACCGCGCGGAAGCAGAAGCCGTCGCGAAGGAGATCAAAAAGTCAGGCGTCAAAACCTATATCGTCAATGCTGATCTTTCTAAAGCCGGCAGCGCAAAATCCATTTTTGATCAAATTCAAAAAAAGGCGAAAATGCCTGACATTGTCGTCCTGAACGCATCGGTGCAAATACCAAAACTCTGGCAGGAAACAAACGAAAAAGATTTTGAGGTGCAGGTGAATGCCAATTTCAAATCGACGTTACTGCTTATGCAATATTTCGCCCCTGAAATGATTTCGAACGGCTGGGGAAGAATACTGACGATCGGAAGCGTGCAACAAGTGAAGCCACATCCGTCGATGATCGTTTACGCGGCGACCAAATCGGCGGTATTGAATATAGTGCAAAATGTGGCCATGCAACTGGCAGATAAAGGAATTACAGTCAATAATCTGGCACCTGGTGTAATTGATACGCCCCGCATCGATCAGGATGTCCCCGAAATGGAAGAAAGGATTTCAAAACGGCTGGAAACACCATCAGGACAACTTGGCGATCCGCAGGATTGCGCCGCGATGGCCGTCCTGCTCTGTTCAGAAGCAGGACGGTTTATTACCGGGCAAAATATATTTGTAGATGGCGGAATGAGCCTGTAA